From the genome of Actinomycetota bacterium, one region includes:
- a CDS encoding NADH-quinone oxidoreductase subunit J, with protein AAVHAGIGFATRAPTGFDRVNAGGNPQAVAKVLFQTYFFPFEATSVLLIVAAIAAMVMAQKKAPAITQAEAEASRSTAGPADREVTA; from the coding sequence CCGCGGCCGTTCACGCCGGCATCGGCTTCGCGACGAGGGCGCCGACGGGATTCGACCGGGTGAATGCGGGCGGGAACCCGCAGGCCGTGGCGAAGGTGCTGTTCCAGACCTACTTCTTCCCGTTCGAAGCGACGTCTGTCCTGCTGATCGTCGCCGCGATCGCGGCGATGGTGATGGCGCAGAAGAAGGCGCCCGCGATCACCCAGGCCGAGGCGGAGGCGTCGCGATCGACCGCCGGGCCGGCCGATCGAGAGGTGACCGCGTGA
- the nuoK gene encoding NADH-quinone oxidoreductase subunit NuoK, giving the protein MRTPISYFLVLSGILFSTGTVGVLIRKNALVIFMAVELQLNAANLALVAFSRQNGNLNGQVLAFFSMVVAAAEVVVGLAIIVSVYRRRHSVNVDEVRWLRG; this is encoded by the coding sequence GTGAGGACCCCCATCTCGTACTTCCTCGTGCTCTCGGGGATCCTGTTCTCGACCGGGACGGTCGGGGTCCTGATCCGCAAGAACGCCCTCGTGATCTTCATGGCGGTCGAGCTCCAGCTGAACGCCGCGAACCTGGCCCTGGTCGCGTTCTCCCGGCAGAACGGGAACCTGAACGGCCAGGTGCTCGCCTTCTTCTCGATGGTCGTGGCCGCCGCCGAGGTCGTCGTCGGGCTCGCGATCATCGTCTCCGTCTACCGGCGCCGGCACAGCGTGAACGTCGACGAGGTTCGGTGGTTGCGCGGATGA